Proteins from a genomic interval of Pseudomonadota bacterium:
- a CDS encoding divalent-cation tolerance protein CutA has product MCLVSCPSQEVATIIAKELVEQGLAACVNIVPGMQSIYRWQGSLCSSEEALLIIKSTLERQEELKSAVLSMHPYELPEFIALSPSAISEPYAEWVSAGVKRSI; this is encoded by the coding sequence ATCTGTTTAGTTAGCTGCCCCTCGCAGGAGGTTGCTACCATTATAGCCAAGGAGCTCGTAGAGCAGGGGCTCGCAGCCTGTGTAAACATAGTGCCTGGTATGCAATCGATCTATCGCTGGCAGGGCTCGCTTTGTAGCAGTGAGGAGGCTTTACTGATAATAAAGAGCACCTTGGAACGGCAGGAGGAGCTTAAGAGCGCCGTGCTCTCTATGCATCCCTACGAACTGCCGGAGTTTATTGCGCTAAGCCCAAGCGCTATCTCAGAGCCGTATGCAGAGTGGGTTAGTGCGGGCGTAAAACGCTCTATCTAA
- a CDS encoding Mrp/NBP35 family ATP-binding protein — MTKFGQIVPIISGKGGVGKSTVAVNLAVALARTGAKVGLIDSDFYGPSIPTLLGGGQVVPDHEERLIPPAKFGIKYISLGFFLQHPDDAVIWRGPMFNKALNQMFEDVSWGALDYMIVDMPPGTGDAQLSLSQLVKLAGAVVVTTPQEVALADVRKSMNMLKKVNVDVLGLVENMSGLPMPDGTLLPVFGRGGGERTAKQFGVPLLAQIPIDIAVREGGDTGNPVACGESSSAQIFHELALKLVTILEEKKRQQPALNIVN, encoded by the coding sequence ATGACAAAGTTTGGACAGATAGTTCCGATTATCTCCGGCAAAGGTGGAGTGGGTAAATCAACGGTCGCTGTGAACCTTGCGGTCGCACTTGCGCGCACCGGCGCTAAGGTCGGGCTAATAGATAGTGATTTCTACGGTCCCAGTATTCCGACCCTACTAGGGGGTGGACAGGTTGTGCCTGATCACGAAGAGCGCCTTATTCCGCCAGCTAAGTTCGGTATTAAGTATATCTCGCTCGGATTTTTTCTGCAGCATCCAGATGATGCCGTAATCTGGCGTGGCCCTATGTTCAATAAGGCGCTTAATCAGATGTTTGAAGATGTTAGTTGGGGTGCGCTAGATTACATGATAGTTGATATGCCGCCTGGAACGGGTGATGCGCAGTTATCATTGTCGCAGTTGGTAAAGCTTGCCGGGGCTGTAGTCGTAACAACTCCCCAGGAGGTGGCACTTGCAGACGTTAGAAAATCTATGAATATGCTTAAGAAGGTTAACGTTGACGTGCTCGGTTTAGTCGAGAACATGTCCGGACTTCCGATGCCCGACGGCACCCTACTGCCAGTATTTGGACGCGGTGGTGGAGAGCGAACAGCTAAGCAGTTCGGCGTGCCGCTCTTAGCGCAGATCCCGATAGACATAGCTGTGCGTGAGGGTGGAGATACCGGAAATCCGGTCGCCTGTGGCGAGAGTTCCAGCGCGCAGATCTTTCATGAGCTTGCACTTAAGCTGGTTACGATCCTGGAAGAAAAGAAGCGTCAGCAACCAGCACTTAATATTGTGAACTAA
- a CDS encoding aldo/keto reductase, which produces MQYKRLGSAGIKVSQLSFGSWVTFAGQLDDSKAIECMQIAHDAGVNFFDNAEAYAGGESENVMGRVLKKCGWRRSSYLVSTKLYWGLHDGPNEKNTLNRKYLMQAIDGSLERLQLEHVDLLFCHRPDPDTPIEETVRAMSDIITQGKALYWGTSEWSAEQITQACKIAERYNLHKPQMEQPQYNMFCREKVEREFAGLYKELGLGLTTWSPLASGLLTGKYSSGIPAGSRASLKGYEWLQEKMVTPERIALVTRLEPIARELGCTLGQLAIAWCLRNENVSTVILGASNAKQLIENLAAKEHVSKINGALLKEIEAILASE; this is translated from the coding sequence ATGCAATACAAACGTCTCGGATCAGCAGGAATCAAGGTCAGTCAACTCTCATTTGGTTCATGGGTAACCTTTGCAGGTCAGCTCGATGACTCAAAGGCGATTGAGTGTATGCAGATAGCGCACGACGCAGGTGTAAACTTCTTTGACAACGCCGAGGCCTATGCCGGCGGTGAGTCTGAGAACGTTATGGGGCGCGTGCTTAAAAAGTGCGGCTGGCGCAGGTCATCCTACCTAGTCTCAACCAAGCTCTACTGGGGACTGCATGATGGCCCAAACGAAAAAAACACCCTTAATCGTAAGTACCTAATGCAGGCTATCGATGGCTCGCTTGAGAGGTTGCAGCTTGAACATGTCGATCTGCTCTTCTGCCATAGGCCAGATCCTGATACTCCGATAGAAGAGACCGTACGCGCCATGAGCGATATTATCACGCAGGGCAAGGCGCTCTATTGGGGCACCTCCGAATGGAGTGCCGAGCAGATTACGCAGGCCTGCAAGATAGCCGAGCGCTATAACCTGCATAAACCTCAGATGGAGCAACCGCAGTACAATATGTTCTGCCGTGAGAAGGTAGAGCGTGAGTTCGCGGGGCTCTACAAAGAGCTGGGCCTTGGTCTGACCACCTGGAGCCCCCTCGCGTCAGGACTACTAACTGGCAAGTACAGCTCCGGCATTCCAGCTGGCAGCAGGGCCTCCCTCAAGGGGTATGAGTGGCTTCAGGAGAAAATGGTAACCCCAGAACGAATTGCGCTTGTAACGAGGCTTGAGCCGATAGCACGCGAGCTCGGTTGCACCCTTGGGCAACTCGCCATCGCCTGGTGCCTACGGAACGAAAACGTCAGTACCGTTATCCTAGGTGCTAGTAATGCAAAGCAGCTCATAGAGAACCTAGCCGCTAAGGAGCACGTCTCAAAGATTAATGGAGCCCTGCTTAAGGAGATTGAGGCGATATTAGCATCTGAATAA
- the secG gene encoding preprotein translocase subunit SecG, whose protein sequence is MYTAVLALHVILAISLVGLVLLQQGKGADVGAVMGGGGANSLFGVGGASSLLVRTTTGVALCFMLTSLLLVKLSVSDGMGGVSKVDLLEGLDPKGLTTTSSVTVADAPKAPEAVPQDLVK, encoded by the coding sequence ATGTATACCGCCGTTCTTGCTCTTCACGTTATTCTAGCGATCTCGCTTGTTGGATTAGTTCTCCTGCAGCAGGGAAAAGGGGCTGATGTTGGGGCGGTTATGGGTGGTGGTGGAGCTAACTCACTCTTCGGAGTAGGTGGAGCATCATCCCTTCTTGTTCGGACGACGACTGGAGTTGCGCTCTGCTTCATGCTAACCTCTTTACTCCTAGTTAAGCTCTCTGTTTCGGATGGAATGGGAGGGGTTAGCAAGGTAGATCTGCTGGAGGGTCTGGACCCTAAGGGTCTTACGACTACATCTTCAGTAACCGTTGCGGATGCTCCAAAAGCTCCCGAAGCGGTACCTCAGGACCTTGTAAAATAA
- the ispD gene encoding 2-C-methyl-D-erythritol 4-phosphate cytidylyltransferase — protein MSYCVVIPAAGSGSRMGAALPKVLLKLTEYSQNQTRSILQETVHTFAADAACRSIVVCAPAEWRTFFIEQLSDYNQVVVTAGGATRQESVLLGVEAFNKQGILLDDTVVLVHDAARCCLTQELIKRVVEGVLQHGAVTAAVPVVDSLCRVQDGILEEYVDRKNAWAIQTPQGFLLQDLLHAHKTAQLEQLEALDDAELVARIRPVHIILGDRFNIKVTQPHDLEVADRIISSR, from the coding sequence ATGTCATACTGTGTCGTGATTCCCGCTGCTGGTAGTGGAAGCCGCATGGGGGCAGCGCTACCTAAGGTTCTGCTTAAGCTAACAGAGTACTCACAGAACCAAACTCGTTCAATTCTACAAGAGACCGTGCATACCTTTGCTGCTGATGCTGCCTGCCGCTCTATCGTAGTGTGCGCGCCGGCTGAGTGGCGGACCTTCTTTATAGAGCAGCTCTCTGATTATAACCAAGTCGTGGTAACTGCGGGCGGAGCCACCCGGCAGGAGTCAGTGTTACTCGGCGTGGAGGCCTTTAATAAGCAGGGGATACTACTCGACGATACGGTTGTGCTTGTACATGATGCGGCACGTTGCTGCCTAACACAGGAGCTAATAAAGCGAGTTGTTGAGGGGGTGCTGCAACACGGAGCCGTTACAGCGGCTGTTCCGGTGGTTGATTCACTCTGTCGCGTTCAGGATGGTATACTTGAGGAGTACGTAGATCGTAAAAATGCTTGGGCTATTCAGACCCCGCAGGGCTTTCTGTTGCAGGATCTGCTCCATGCACATAAAACTGCGCAGCTAGAGCAGCTCGAGGCGCTCGATGACGCAGAGCTAGTTGCGCGCATACGTCCGGTGCATATAATCCTGGGCGATCGATTTAATATCAAGGTAACGCAACCGCACGACCTTGAGGTGGCAGACCGGATTATATCTAGCAGATAG
- a CDS encoding radical SAM protein, with product MGTQRQKIKNPTNKELKALEKFVVPYSNKTGDIRFHLTYPNNYWVAMSNLGFQAVYDILARDQRVIVERGFLPENSDEKEQQATKWRSFESDRLLGDCDILGFSLSFETDYSHLIRILNNQGLLFNSWQEREAAAQGKFSMPIIIAGGTAITLNPEPVADLIDALVIGEAEELLPEMIDVFHEAKTKGWSREQLLLGLAQIEGIYVPRFYEPHYNQDGTMLRFDARDDVPPRPRRRFVKDLSKFKTYSRILTSETEFKSMFLTETGRGCEMGCRFCVAGYIYRPIRKRSEEVLQETVQIGLENSDAIGFVGAAVSSHKSIAKLAQKVAESGARASLSSIMSQKVSKALAASISESEYKTVALAPEAGSTRLRRAAGKRVDNEQVINAARELAESGIRGFKLYFIVGLPTETDEDVDAIAALAITIRDTVFEISKTSGKLAWVSLSINPFIPKASTPFQWESMLDPKVLDKKIERIRKLVIKVPNLELRFEPPKESYFQGLLSRGDRRVVRLLLEVERRGENWKWLMKKTSAPILEGVPAVDFYVSRKIGFNELLPWEVVDSLIPRDLLEREAMRAYHGEGWTQPRAPEQPIIDGEDDIMRGVTL from the coding sequence GTGGGAACTCAACGGCAGAAGATTAAGAACCCGACCAACAAGGAGCTAAAAGCTCTTGAGAAGTTCGTCGTGCCGTATAGCAACAAAACCGGCGATATCCGGTTTCACCTGACCTATCCAAACAACTACTGGGTAGCGATGTCCAATCTCGGTTTTCAAGCCGTCTACGATATCCTAGCCCGTGATCAGCGTGTGATAGTTGAACGTGGATTTTTGCCTGAAAACTCGGATGAAAAGGAGCAGCAGGCTACAAAGTGGCGTTCATTTGAGTCTGATAGGCTACTAGGCGACTGCGATATTCTCGGATTTAGCCTCTCCTTTGAGACCGATTATTCACACCTTATTCGTATCCTAAATAATCAGGGGCTGCTCTTTAACTCCTGGCAGGAGCGTGAGGCAGCAGCACAGGGCAAGTTCTCGATGCCCATTATTATAGCAGGCGGGACTGCGATCACCCTTAATCCGGAACCAGTTGCGGATCTGATCGATGCGCTTGTGATTGGCGAGGCTGAGGAGCTGCTACCTGAAATGATCGATGTCTTTCATGAAGCCAAGACTAAGGGCTGGTCGCGTGAGCAGCTCCTGCTTGGGCTGGCGCAGATTGAGGGCATCTATGTTCCGCGCTTCTATGAGCCGCACTATAACCAGGACGGAACGATGCTTAGGTTTGATGCGCGTGATGATGTTCCTCCCCGTCCACGCAGACGCTTTGTAAAGGACCTCTCAAAGTTCAAAACTTACTCCCGTATCCTTACCTCAGAAACTGAATTTAAGTCGATGTTTCTTACTGAAACCGGTCGAGGGTGTGAGATGGGGTGCCGCTTCTGTGTAGCGGGTTATATTTATCGCCCGATCAGAAAGCGTAGTGAAGAGGTCTTGCAAGAAACCGTTCAGATTGGTCTTGAAAATAGCGATGCAATCGGATTTGTTGGAGCGGCGGTATCCTCGCATAAATCTATCGCTAAACTTGCCCAGAAGGTTGCAGAGAGCGGTGCTCGCGCATCTCTTAGCTCTATTATGTCTCAGAAGGTAAGCAAGGCCCTGGCTGCCAGCATCTCTGAGAGTGAGTACAAAACGGTGGCATTAGCGCCAGAGGCTGGCAGTACTAGGCTGCGTCGCGCAGCGGGAAAGCGCGTTGATAATGAGCAGGTTATTAACGCAGCGCGCGAACTAGCGGAGTCGGGTATTAGGGGCTTTAAGCTCTATTTTATCGTGGGTCTGCCAACTGAGACCGACGAGGATGTTGATGCAATCGCGGCCCTTGCGATCACGATTCGTGATACCGTCTTTGAGATCTCAAAGACGAGCGGCAAGTTAGCCTGGGTCTCTCTTTCTATTAATCCCTTTATACCGAAGGCCTCGACCCCTTTTCAGTGGGAGTCGATGCTGGATCCGAAGGTGCTTGATAAGAAGATTGAGCGAATCAGAAAGCTCGTTATAAAGGTGCCTAATCTAGAGCTCCGTTTTGAGCCACCTAAGGAGAGCTACTTTCAGGGGCTATTATCGCGGGGTGATAGGCGTGTAGTGCGCTTGCTGCTTGAGGTTGAGCGGCGCGGTGAGAATTGGAAGTGGTTGATGAAGAAAACCTCGGCACCCATTCTTGAGGGCGTTCCGGCGGTAGATTTTTACGTTTCACGCAAGATAGGCTTTAATGAGCTCTTGCCGTGGGAGGTTGTAGACTCCCTTATTCCGCGTGATCTCCTTGAGCGCGAGGCTATGAGAGCATACCATGGGGAGGGCTGGACGCAGCCGCGTGCCCCTGAACAGCCAATCATAGATGGGGAGGATGATATAATGAGAGGGGTTACTTTATGA
- a CDS encoding ABC transporter substrate-binding protein, protein MRIVSLQPYLTDVLSSFGVETQLVGISHKCIVSENPGRIVIVTEPAEDATKAVDDDHERLAQGLALNSVKVSALIDARPDVIVTSCVDKDSTSFISWAEPYLTRLCGKNVLIKSFSIERLTELYDTFEALAILIGKGRLGRDLAQRTKAQTQDWAKNFYDRLRNKKVTVLSSVKPLSLATGLIPDLIQAITGQPQVRTKEQLLAPLTWSEIVVFRPDVIIVAPCGATLEESLRSLKELEAAPEWEDIPAVKRGEVIFYEGVELYQPGPQFIKGVAVMVSAVAGLDSGYITKKDEFYRLRFVELHRHRFMC, encoded by the coding sequence ATGAGGATCGTTTCGCTCCAACCATATCTAACCGACGTTCTCTCAAGCTTTGGGGTGGAAACGCAGCTAGTCGGAATTAGTCATAAGTGTATCGTCTCTGAAAATCCGGGCCGAATCGTTATCGTAACAGAGCCAGCAGAGGATGCTACAAAGGCGGTTGATGACGATCATGAGCGCTTAGCGCAGGGCCTTGCGCTAAATTCAGTAAAGGTCTCTGCGCTAATAGATGCGCGTCCAGATGTCATTGTAACTAGTTGCGTAGATAAAGATTCGACGAGCTTTATCAGCTGGGCTGAGCCATACCTGACTCGACTCTGTGGAAAAAATGTTCTTATCAAGAGCTTCTCAATTGAGAGGTTAACTGAGCTGTACGATACCTTCGAGGCGCTCGCTATCTTGATAGGAAAGGGTAGGCTCGGGCGCGATCTCGCCCAGCGCACAAAAGCGCAGACTCAGGACTGGGCTAAAAATTTCTACGACAGATTACGTAATAAGAAGGTAACGGTGCTCTCAAGTGTAAAGCCGCTTAGTCTCGCAACCGGATTAATACCAGATCTTATTCAGGCCATAACAGGACAGCCGCAAGTTAGAACGAAGGAGCAACTGCTAGCTCCCCTTACCTGGAGCGAGATAGTGGTGTTTCGCCCCGATGTTATTATCGTAGCCCCTTGCGGAGCTACGCTAGAGGAGAGCTTAAGGAGCCTAAAGGAGCTTGAAGCGGCGCCAGAGTGGGAGGATATCCCTGCTGTTAAGAGGGGCGAGGTCATCTTCTATGAGGGTGTTGAGCTATATCAACCCGGCCCCCAGTTTATTAAGGGAGTGGCCGTAATGGTATCGGCTGTAGCGGGCTTAGATAGTGGATATATTACGAAAAAAGATGAGTTTTATCGGCTCCGTTTTGTGGAGCTTCATCGACACCGCTTTATGTGCTAG
- the purN gene encoding phosphoribosylglycinamide formyltransferase: MALERSATIKPDCAATLLITVLISGRGSNLKSLIENQNGYRVAAVVSNNPQAAGLELAAHYKIPSFIVARESYSSLAEFKAGVLAAVMETNPDFVALAGFMMMLSPQFIAEFEGRLINIHPSLLPELSGLNTHARAVSAGVKRHGCSAHFVDAGLDTGPLIAQSALELLPNDDATSAAARVLTLEHVLYPWVLSRLACGDIRLHGRSVYYSAETISAANERGFIIFQQ; the protein is encoded by the coding sequence ATGGCCCTAGAACGTTCAGCTACCATTAAGCCAGATTGCGCCGCTACGTTGCTCATTACTGTGCTTATCTCAGGAAGGGGTAGCAACCTCAAGTCCTTAATTGAGAATCAAAACGGCTACCGTGTGGCAGCCGTTGTTTCGAACAACCCGCAAGCTGCCGGTCTTGAATTGGCGGCTCACTACAAGATCCCCTCATTTATAGTAGCACGGGAGAGTTACTCCTCCCTAGCGGAATTTAAGGCGGGGGTGCTCGCTGCGGTTATGGAGACTAACCCTGACTTTGTTGCGCTGGCTGGATTTATGATGATGCTTTCCCCTCAGTTTATTGCGGAGTTTGAGGGCCGTTTAATCAATATCCATCCCTCCCTATTACCTGAGCTTAGCGGGTTAAATACCCATGCGCGCGCCGTCTCAGCAGGAGTTAAACGCCACGGCTGCTCGGCGCACTTCGTTGATGCTGGGCTCGATACAGGGCCGTTAATTGCCCAGTCTGCTCTTGAGCTATTACCAAACGATGATGCCACCTCGGCTGCGGCGCGGGTACTTACGCTCGAACACGTGCTCTATCCCTGGGTGCTTTCACGATTGGCGTGTGGTGATATTCGCCTGCATGGTCGCTCGGTTTATTACTCGGCAGAAACTATCAGTGCAGCTAATGAGCGCGGATTTATTATATTTCAGCAATAA
- a CDS encoding biotin/lipoyl-binding protein → MPTQRALSRVLVANRGEIARRIIQSCNRLSIESVAVYTEVDKHAPYVREASSSQALGGPEAYLSIEKIIAAAKASGADSIHPGYGFLSENALFAEAVTKAQLIFIGPSAEAMRVLGSKTAAKALAQEANVAVSPTLIFSEDPQPSKAEQLRSFAARVGYPVLLKAAAGGGGRGMRLILADSDIATEIDGAQREAIKAFGRSEIFAERYISPARHVEVQIAADRDGNVVALGTRDCSLQRNNQKMIEEAPALSLLAGVSEELCKAACRLAKAAHYTNLGTVEFLYSPDGAFYLLEVNTRLQVEHPVTEMTTGLDLVELQIRIAEGSNLSNLGILSTPQVRGHAVEVRLCAEEFTGDFVTSTGIVHECDVPTNSPHNSIVRADLGVEPCSEVSHHYDSLLGKVIVQAPDRAQAIEALLSVLAGTRISGVRNNRALLIHLLKQPIFSSLQHSIQGTVELLPSPEAIRHTEVLAHAIAAALRALTPYSAWASHSPWLSGRSGSLALEFPWVTKSSRGTISSRTTISSRSATVAVTYGTHSEQLMLSVEELCATGDATSHAKLRLGDDPTVIEVTIRLDGSLTWVHLAQGSFVLEELASSQANVAHTGAPFGMQVIAQIPGKVAAINVEPGARVVAGQVLFVLDSMKMEHPIKAPGAGVVTTLSVALGAIIQAGVLLAVIEDE, encoded by the coding sequence ATGCCCACGCAGCGCGCACTCAGTAGGGTCCTAGTCGCCAATAGAGGCGAGATCGCTCGTCGTATTATACAGAGCTGTAACAGGCTCAGTATTGAATCAGTTGCGGTCTATACTGAGGTAGATAAGCACGCTCCTTATGTGCGCGAAGCAAGCAGCTCTCAGGCGCTAGGGGGGCCAGAGGCGTATCTTTCAATAGAAAAGATCATAGCTGCTGCTAAAGCCTCCGGCGCAGATAGTATTCATCCCGGTTACGGATTCCTCTCCGAGAATGCGCTCTTTGCAGAGGCGGTAACGAAGGCTCAGCTAATATTTATCGGCCCCTCGGCGGAGGCTATGCGTGTGCTTGGAAGTAAGACCGCGGCCAAGGCGCTTGCTCAGGAGGCTAATGTTGCAGTCTCGCCGACCCTAATCTTCTCCGAGGATCCGCAGCCATCGAAAGCCGAGCAGCTTAGGTCATTTGCCGCGCGGGTCGGCTATCCAGTTTTGCTTAAAGCGGCCGCCGGTGGTGGTGGGCGTGGTATGCGCCTAATCCTTGCGGACTCAGATATTGCAACTGAGATCGATGGCGCGCAGCGCGAAGCTATCAAGGCCTTTGGGCGCTCGGAGATATTTGCAGAGAGGTACATCTCCCCGGCGCGCCACGTTGAGGTTCAGATCGCGGCAGACAGAGACGGCAACGTAGTAGCGCTTGGCACACGCGACTGCTCACTACAGCGCAACAATCAGAAGATGATAGAGGAGGCCCCGGCGCTATCCTTGCTGGCTGGGGTGAGCGAGGAGCTGTGCAAGGCGGCGTGTCGGCTCGCTAAGGCGGCTCACTATACTAATCTGGGCACCGTTGAGTTCCTTTACTCACCCGACGGCGCCTTTTATCTCCTAGAGGTGAACACCCGCTTACAGGTCGAGCACCCCGTTACAGAGATGACGACCGGGCTCGATCTTGTAGAGCTACAGATACGGATAGCAGAGGGCTCGAACCTCTCTAATCTGGGTATTTTAAGCACCCCTCAGGTAAGGGGCCACGCTGTCGAGGTACGGCTGTGCGCCGAAGAGTTTACCGGGGACTTTGTAACCTCCACCGGAATAGTGCATGAGTGCGATGTTCCAACTAACTCGCCTCATAACTCAATCGTAAGAGCGGATCTTGGTGTTGAGCCCTGTTCAGAGGTCTCGCACCACTACGACTCGCTCTTGGGTAAGGTGATAGTTCAGGCCCCAGATCGAGCTCAAGCTATCGAGGCCCTTTTAAGCGTTCTCGCCGGCACCCGTATCTCAGGGGTACGAAACAATCGCGCCCTTCTGATCCACCTACTCAAACAACCGATCTTTAGCTCGCTGCAACACTCCATTCAGGGCACCGTAGAGCTCCTACCAAGCCCTGAGGCCATCCGTCACACGGAGGTGCTCGCCCACGCCATCGCAGCAGCTCTACGTGCCCTGACCCCCTACTCTGCCTGGGCCTCGCACTCCCCGTGGTTATCTGGACGTTCTGGCTCACTAGCTCTTGAATTCCCCTGGGTTACTAAATCTTCGAGAGGAACGATCTCTTCACGCACAACTATCAGCAGCAGATCAGCTACCGTGGCCGTTACATATGGTACGCATAGTGAGCAGTTAATGCTCTCTGTAGAGGAGCTCTGCGCAACGGGTGACGCTACTAGCCACGCAAAGCTGCGGCTGGGTGATGACCCTACCGTTATAGAGGTCACTATTAGACTAGATGGAAGCCTCACCTGGGTGCACCTAGCACAGGGGAGCTTCGTGCTTGAAGAGTTAGCATCCTCGCAGGCTAATGTAGCTCACACCGGCGCACCTTTCGGGATGCAGGTTATCGCACAGATTCCAGGCAAGGTTGCGGCCATTAACGTAGAGCCGGGTGCGCGGGTCGTTGCTGGTCAGGTGCTATTCGTACTTGATTCAATGAAGATGGAGCATCCGATTAAGGCTCCGGGTGCTGGGGTAGTTACCACGCTTAGTGTGGCGCTCGGGGCTATTATTCAAGCGGGAGTGCTGCTGGCCGTTATCGAAGATGAATAA
- a CDS encoding CarD family transcriptional regulator, whose translation MSFKVGDKIVYPGHGVGEVEGVRTTVLGGQEHHIYNIKILESGMKVMVPLSQASSVGLRKVVDKRAIDEVYTILKDRDFKIDTQTWNRRFREYSQKIKTGSVYEIAIVLRDLSVLSADKELSFGEKKMLDMAESLLVSEIAIAKARPHDKVAGELKALFT comes from the coding sequence ATTTCGTTCAAGGTTGGCGATAAGATCGTTTATCCTGGGCACGGTGTTGGTGAGGTTGAAGGGGTTCGTACTACCGTTCTTGGTGGTCAGGAGCATCACATCTACAACATCAAGATCCTTGAAAGTGGCATGAAGGTCATGGTTCCGCTCTCTCAGGCGAGTTCAGTAGGTCTACGCAAAGTAGTCGATAAACGCGCCATCGATGAAGTCTATACGATCCTTAAGGATCGTGATTTCAAGATCGATACTCAGACCTGGAACCGTAGATTTCGTGAGTACTCTCAAAAGATCAAGACCGGCTCTGTCTACGAGATCGCTATCGTTTTGCGTGACCTCTCGGTATTGAGCGCTGATAAAGAGCTCTCGTTCGGCGAGAAGAAGATGTTAGACATGGCAGAGTCGCTCCTTGTTTCTGAGATAGCAATCGCTAAGGCTCGTCCGCACGATAAGGTTGCTGGAGAGCTAAAGGCGCTCTTTACCTAG
- the ispF gene encoding 2-C-methyl-D-erythritol 2,4-cyclodiphosphate synthase, with amino-acid sequence MDLRIGQGIDIHRFKAGRRCILGGVEIPSEVGLLGHSDADALTHALMDAVLGAIGQRDIGTLFPDTDAAFKDADSIVLLAKVWEIAKAAGWRIVNADISLLAQIPKVNPYVTEMRERLSAVLECELERVTIKATTSEKLGFIGREEGVLASAVVLIQRE; translated from the coding sequence ATGGATCTACGCATTGGACAGGGGATCGATATTCATCGCTTTAAGGCTGGCAGACGGTGTATTTTGGGGGGTGTTGAGATCCCGAGTGAGGTAGGGCTACTTGGGCACTCGGACGCCGATGCGCTTACGCACGCTTTAATGGATGCGGTGCTCGGTGCGATCGGACAGCGCGATATCGGCACACTTTTTCCGGATACAGACGCTGCGTTTAAGGATGCTGATAGCATCGTGCTTCTCGCAAAGGTTTGGGAGATTGCCAAGGCCGCCGGCTGGCGCATAGTAAACGCTGATATCTCACTCCTGGCGCAGATCCCAAAGGTAAATCCATACGTGACTGAGATGCGCGAGCGTTTAAGTGCCGTACTTGAGTGTGAGCTAGAGCGCGTTACTATTAAGGCAACTACGAGCGAGAAGCTTGGATTTATTGGACGGGAAGAGGGGGTGCTTGCAAGCGCCGTTGTGTTAATACAGCGTGAGTAG
- a CDS encoding metal-dependent hydrolase, which yields MTTQSITYAGHSAVFIEIDGLRVAIDPWLNGNPLCPGSLMHPQQLDLIVLTHGHSDHAGDAVRVAKESGAKLAATYELAMIMIAEGVPSEKVIPMNKGGSVSVGRLTLRLTHAFHSSSYDTSAGTVYAGEACGALISSPKWCVYHAGDTEIFSDMKLIGELYKPNVALLPIGDRFTMGPREAALAASWLGCGVAIPIHYKTFAALTGTYEEFSQECATLGVESLEIAPGATRTF from the coding sequence ATGACAACTCAAAGCATCACTTACGCAGGACACTCGGCGGTTTTTATCGAGATCGATGGCCTGCGCGTTGCTATTGATCCCTGGCTTAATGGCAATCCACTTTGTCCGGGATCGCTTATGCACCCACAACAGCTTGATCTGATCGTTCTCACTCACGGCCACTCGGACCATGCGGGTGATGCAGTACGGGTCGCTAAGGAGAGTGGAGCCAAGCTTGCAGCAACGTATGAGCTTGCGATGATTATGATAGCCGAGGGTGTTCCAAGTGAAAAGGTTATCCCGATGAACAAGGGTGGAAGCGTCTCGGTTGGTCGGCTAACGTTGCGCCTGACGCATGCATTTCACTCAAGTTCATACGACACTAGTGCTGGTACCGTCTATGCAGGCGAGGCTTGCGGAGCCCTGATATCATCACCAAAGTGGTGTGTGTATCACGCAGGCGATACAGAGATCTTTAGCGATATGAAACTTATAGGAGAGCTGTATAAACCGAATGTGGCGCTACTACCTATAGGAGATCGCTTTACGATGGGGCCACGTGAAGCGGCTCTCGCCGCATCTTGGCTAGGCTGCGGCGTTGCAATACCGATTCACTACAAGACCTTTGCTGCACTTACTGGCACCTACGAGGAGTTCTCACAGGAGTGCGCAACCCTCGGGGTAGAGAGCCTTGAAATTGCCCCCGGTGCAACGCGCACGTTTTAG